Within the Achromobacter spanius genome, the region GGCGCTGGCAGCGTCAAACTGGCCGCTGCCTAGGAGCGCTATATGTCCACCGTCACGCTGCTGCTGTTCATCCTGGCCTCGGCCGTCGCCATCATGACGCCCGGCCCCACCACCCTGCTTGCCATGAGCAACGGCTCGCGCCACGGCGTGCGCGCCGCCGGCTGGGGCATGGCGGGCGCGGTGCTGGCGGATTTGATCCTGGTCGGCTCGGTGGCGTCCGGCCTGGGCGTGGTGCTGGCCGCCTCTGAAGTCGCCTTTCAGATCATTAAATGGGTCGGCGCGGCGTATCTGGTTTATCTGGGTTGGAAGATGCTGCGGTCAGATTCAGCGCTGGTGCTGCCGACCACCACTGCGGTTGACGGCCGCCCAGTTGGCTTGGCGCTGGGGGTGCGCAGTTTTCTGGTGGCGCTGACGAATCCCAAGGCGCTGTTATTCATGTCGGCGTTCTTGCCGCAATTCATCGATCCGCAAGCGCCGCTGTTGACGCAGTACGCCATCGTGGCGGGGGTGCTGGGGACGATTAATGTGCTGACGATGCTGGTTTATGCGGCGCTGGGCGCGCGGTTGGTGCGGGTGTTTAGAGGGGCGGGGCTGAGGTGGCTGAATCGGGTTTGTGGGGGAGTGATGATGGGGCTGGGGGGGATGTTGGCGTTGTATCGGCGGGGGGTGGGGTAGGTGGTGTGGAAGGGGGCTGCTTGGGGGCTCATTTAGAGGTCTGCCAGCTACTCCAATCAATTAAGTACTTCTTCGACACCGTTCCGAGCTGGCTACCCACTTTTCTTTCAAGATCGCAGTTTTTAGAAATTTGCGAGCTTATAGCCTCGAGCAAACCTGTTGCGACAGCGGTATTGAGGACAGCATCGGAAGAATTCATTCCTTTCTCGACCACATCAAAATATAAGCCCGCTCGTCAAGCGAAAAATTCTCGAATTCATCGACGATAGTTCGTCCAAATTCCGCAAGTAAAACGGTGATTGGGATGTCACTCCCCCAATACTGAACAGCGGCCAGTCTGGCCCGTCGGATAGCATAAATACGGGCTAAATTATCCACAAAAATTGTTTGCAATTCTTCCATAATTTCCTTGCAGAGCTTTATTAATATCGCACAAGACATTCTGCGCCAACGACGATCACTAAATAACGCATCCGGATTAGCATTCAACCACTTCCGAAGTGCGGTCGAGTACACTTTTGCTCTCGAGCACGGATCCAAAAATTTGGCTCCCAGCAAGGTCAGCTATTAATAATCCTGACCGTTCTCCACCATCTAAATTACAGCCAATTCAA harbors:
- a CDS encoding LysE family translocator, giving the protein MSTVTLLLFILASAVAIMTPGPTTLLAMSNGSRHGVRAAGWGMAGAVLADLILVGSVASGLGVVLAASEVAFQIIKWVGAAYLVYLGWKMLRSDSALVLPTTTAVDGRPVGLALGVRSFLVALTNPKALLFMSAFLPQFIDPQAPLLTQYAIVAGVLGTINVLTMLVYAALGARLVRVFRGAGLRWLNRVCGGVMMGLGGMLALYRRGVG